The following coding sequences are from one Lysinibacillus sp. FSL W8-0992 window:
- a CDS encoding D-arabinono-1,4-lactone oxidase: protein MFSIEKWKSGEKWTNWAGNIISYPSEMYLPRSIEEVVNVVKHARDTKKTIRVTGAAHSFSAVAMPEHIALSLHNMRGLISIDAEKQEATLWAGTYLYEIGPQLAKHGFGLINMGDIQEQTIAGAVSTGTHGTGVTLGSLSSAVTRWCFVDGNGTYHEHDRDADELSETLHVSLGMLGVLVKVTIKVLPLYSLHYIGSRDTLSNGLATFAKDIRQHRHVEWFYFPGSETIQIKRMNAMAPVYQSQWSKVVENIKLQIVENGAFFAISELCKWKPTLSSAMSKLAAANVVEAEKIGISYEIFPSPRSVKFQESEYAIALPQFEACMEEIHATFKKGHLNVHFPLECRTTAGESGYLSPTQGQESAFIAFHMYKGMSEEPYFKWIHTLMQKYQGRPHWGKQSHLTASHVHALYPNIDKFLAVRAQYDPDKVFLTHYLEQLFIL, encoded by the coding sequence ATGTTTTCTATAGAAAAGTGGAAAAGTGGAGAAAAATGGACGAATTGGGCAGGTAATATTATTTCTTATCCAAGTGAGATGTATTTGCCTCGTTCTATAGAAGAAGTCGTAAACGTAGTGAAGCATGCGCGTGATACAAAGAAAACGATTCGTGTCACAGGTGCAGCTCATTCTTTTAGTGCTGTTGCAATGCCAGAGCATATTGCACTTTCATTACATAATATGCGAGGGCTCATCTCGATTGATGCGGAAAAACAAGAGGCGACATTATGGGCAGGAACATATTTATATGAAATTGGTCCACAGCTCGCAAAACACGGTTTTGGTCTTATTAATATGGGCGATATTCAAGAACAAACAATTGCTGGTGCAGTATCCACAGGTACACATGGGACAGGTGTGACGTTAGGTTCGCTATCGTCGGCAGTGACACGCTGGTGTTTTGTCGATGGGAATGGAACATATCACGAACATGATAGAGATGCTGATGAATTATCCGAGACACTGCATGTCTCACTCGGCATGCTTGGTGTACTTGTAAAGGTAACAATTAAAGTGTTACCGCTATATAGCTTACATTATATTGGGTCTAGGGATACATTATCAAATGGGCTTGCGACGTTCGCCAAAGATATACGACAGCATCGTCATGTGGAGTGGTTTTACTTCCCAGGCAGTGAGACGATTCAAATTAAACGGATGAATGCAATGGCTCCTGTCTATCAAAGTCAATGGAGTAAGGTCGTAGAAAATATAAAACTTCAAATAGTAGAAAATGGTGCGTTTTTTGCCATTTCGGAATTATGTAAGTGGAAGCCAACCTTAAGTAGTGCGATGAGCAAATTAGCTGCGGCAAATGTGGTGGAGGCTGAGAAGATAGGTATAAGCTATGAAATTTTTCCCTCTCCTCGCAGTGTAAAATTCCAAGAAAGCGAGTACGCGATAGCTTTACCGCAATTTGAAGCATGTATGGAAGAAATTCATGCAACGTTTAAAAAAGGGCATTTGAACGTGCATTTTCCACTGGAATGCCGAACAACAGCTGGCGAATCCGGTTATTTAAGTCCAACGCAGGGACAGGAATCAGCGTTTATTGCATTTCATATGTATAAAGGAATGTCAGAGGAGCCTTATTTTAAATGGATCCATACGCTAATGCAAAAATATCAGGGACGGCCACATTGGGGAAAACAAAGTCATTTAACAGCTTCACATGTCCATGCATTGTATCCAAATATAGATAAATTTTTAGCAGTTCGTGCACAATATGATCCTGATAAAGTATTTCTCACACATTACCTAGAACAATTATTCATATTATAA
- a CDS encoding methionine biosynthesis PLP-dependent protein, with protein sequence MTNNRTIETKLVQLGNLSDPSTGAVSPPIHLSTAYKHAGIGESTGFDYARTKNPTRAILEAGIADLEGGDAGFACSSGMAAIQLVMSLFKPGDELIVPDDLYGGTYRLFNFFNETYNIKPIYSKFESVEQVEALINENTRALFIETPTNPLMQEFDLKVYAELAHKHGALLIVDNTFYTPYFQRPIELGADIVLHSATKYIGGHNDVLAGLVVSKGVELSERIGYIHNGSGMVLGAMDSWLLIRGLKTLHLRLKQHDANAKAIAAFLEEEELVTDVLYTGKGGMLSFRLQKPEWIDPFLRNLKLIIFAESLGGVESFITYPATQTHADMPYEERVERGVCDRLLRFSVGIEEAEDLIADLKQVFDTLRKEA encoded by the coding sequence ATGACAAACAATAGAACTATTGAAACAAAACTTGTACAGCTAGGAAATTTAAGTGACCCGAGTACTGGCGCTGTCAGCCCTCCAATTCATTTATCGACTGCTTATAAACATGCAGGTATTGGTGAATCTACAGGTTTTGACTATGCACGTACAAAAAATCCAACACGTGCCATTTTAGAGGCAGGAATTGCTGATTTAGAAGGTGGCGACGCTGGCTTTGCCTGTAGTTCAGGTATGGCTGCGATTCAACTTGTTATGTCTCTGTTTAAGCCTGGTGATGAATTAATCGTACCGGATGATTTGTATGGTGGTACATATCGACTTTTTAACTTTTTTAATGAAACATACAATATTAAACCGATCTATTCAAAATTTGAGTCTGTTGAGCAAGTAGAGGCTTTAATTAATGAAAATACGCGTGCCCTCTTTATCGAAACACCAACAAATCCACTTATGCAGGAATTTGATCTCAAAGTGTATGCTGAGCTTGCACATAAACACGGTGCATTGTTAATCGTTGATAATACATTTTACACGCCATATTTCCAACGACCAATCGAATTAGGTGCCGATATTGTGTTACATTCTGCGACAAAGTATATTGGTGGCCATAATGATGTTTTAGCTGGTCTAGTTGTCTCAAAAGGCGTTGAGCTGTCAGAACGTATTGGCTATATTCATAATGGTAGTGGAATGGTATTAGGTGCGATGGATTCTTGGTTATTGATTCGTGGATTAAAAACATTGCATCTTCGCTTAAAACAACATGATGCAAATGCGAAGGCAATAGCTGCTTTTTTAGAAGAAGAAGAACTTGTGACAGACGTACTTTATACAGGCAAAGGTGGTATGCTGTCATTCCGACTTCAAAAGCCTGAATGGATTGACCCATTCCTCCGAAACTTAAAGTTAATTATTTTTGCAGAAAGCCTTGGTGGCGTTGAGAGCTTTATCACATATCCTGCCACACAAACACATGCCGATATGCCTTACGAAGAACGTGTAGAACGCGGTGTATGCGATCGTTTACTACGCTTCTCTGTCGGCATTGAAGAAGCTGAAGATTTAATTGCAGATTTAAAACAAGTGTTTGATACGCTGAGAAAAGAGGCATAA
- a CDS encoding lytic transglycosylase domain-containing protein has product MAKKKQKKPLLSPTVKMGMIALLIPVAITVYVLAFFAWRELQTFPIFEKLAQQKAIEEIQQNFDMNIPEQFIPVYIAAEEKYGVPWTLLAAHHRIETRFSSMKSLVSPAGAVGHMQFMPCTFVGWKHPTCSGLGKGNISKAELMDPAIIKKYGGYGVDANGDGIADPYDIEDAVFSAANYLSKYGAAKGDVKRAVFNYNHSEEYVSNVLHYYNLYNDYHDELKTAVLMNSK; this is encoded by the coding sequence ATGGCGAAAAAAAAACAAAAGAAACCACTGCTATCACCAACTGTAAAGATGGGGATGATAGCTTTATTAATCCCTGTAGCGATTACTGTGTATGTACTCGCCTTTTTTGCGTGGCGGGAACTTCAAACATTTCCTATCTTTGAAAAACTTGCGCAACAAAAGGCAATTGAAGAAATACAGCAAAATTTTGATATGAACATTCCAGAGCAATTTATTCCCGTATATATTGCGGCTGAAGAAAAATATGGAGTGCCTTGGACATTGTTAGCAGCCCATCATCGCATTGAAACGCGATTTTCCTCCATGAAATCTCTTGTATCACCGGCTGGTGCTGTAGGTCATATGCAATTTATGCCCTGCACATTTGTAGGCTGGAAGCATCCAACCTGCTCTGGACTGGGCAAGGGCAATATTTCAAAAGCAGAACTAATGGATCCAGCTATTATAAAAAAATATGGTGGCTATGGAGTCGATGCAAATGGTGATGGCATCGCCGATCCATATGATATTGAAGATGCAGTGTTTAGTGCAGCAAATTATTTATCAAAGTATGGTGCTGCTAAAGGTGATGTAAAACGGGCAGTTTTTAATTATAATCATAGCGAGGAATACGTTAGCAATGTGTTACATTACTATAATTTGTATAATGATTACCATGATGAATTAAAAACAGCAGTTCTTATGAATTCAAAATAA
- a CDS encoding cysteine hydrolase family protein gives MKKALLVIDYTNDFVAADGKLSCGEPGQLLDTPIATLIEQFIAEKNLVVFANDLHEENDSFHPETKLFPPHNIRDTLGRNLYGHVGKVYDLHKEKVMWLDKTRYSAFAGTNLAILLKERGIEEIHLVGVCTDICILHTAVDAYNLGISTVIYANAVASFDAAGHHWALRHFEHTLGANVVK, from the coding sequence TTGAAAAAAGCATTACTTGTCATTGATTACACAAATGATTTTGTAGCGGCGGACGGCAAACTATCTTGTGGAGAACCCGGACAATTACTAGATACGCCCATTGCCACATTAATAGAGCAATTTATTGCTGAGAAAAATTTAGTGGTCTTTGCTAATGACTTACATGAAGAAAACGATTCGTTTCATCCCGAAACAAAGCTTTTTCCTCCTCATAATATTCGGGACACGCTTGGGCGCAATCTATACGGACATGTTGGTAAAGTTTATGACTTGCATAAAGAAAAAGTAATGTGGCTTGATAAAACACGCTATAGTGCGTTTGCAGGAACAAATTTAGCCATTTTACTAAAAGAACGTGGCATAGAGGAAATTCATTTAGTGGGTGTTTGCACAGATATTTGCATTTTGCATACTGCTGTAGATGCTTATAATTTGGGCATTTCTACAGTTATTTATGCAAATGCTGTAGCTAGCTTTGACGCAGCTGGTCATCATTGGGCTTTACGTCATTTTGAACATACATTAGGTGCAAACGTTGTGAAATAA
- a CDS encoding GNAT family N-acetyltransferase, with translation MKEEDIPFVQEIAKTSWGVTYEGIIPMHIQSRFLEAAYSEERLITRLQTSPFLVAELDESLVGFANFSTVNDDGQAELFAIYLLPDVQNKGIGSALLESGIQKLRGITSLTVCVEKDNTIGSQFYKAKNFQYVEEFDDLFDGHILKTLRLALVLA, from the coding sequence ATGAAAGAAGAAGACATCCCTTTTGTACAAGAAATTGCCAAAACAAGTTGGGGTGTAACATATGAAGGAATCATTCCGATGCATATTCAGAGTCGTTTTCTGGAAGCTGCCTATAGCGAAGAACGTTTAATAACTCGTCTTCAAACGAGCCCATTTTTAGTTGCCGAGTTAGATGAATCACTTGTTGGCTTTGCTAATTTTTCAACTGTTAATGACGATGGACAAGCAGAGCTATTCGCTATTTATTTACTTCCAGATGTCCAAAACAAAGGCATCGGCTCAGCGCTATTAGAAAGTGGGATTCAAAAATTACGCGGGATAACTTCACTAACTGTATGTGTTGAGAAGGACAATACAATTGGAAGTCAATTCTACAAGGCAAAAAACTTCCAATATGTTGAAGAATTCGATGATTTATTTGATGGGCATATTTTAAAAACGTTACGGTTGGCGCTTGTGTTAGCATAA
- the ilvD gene encoding dihydroxy-acid dehydratase: MRSDMIKVGVDRAPHRSLLYATGKVKAKDLGKPFIGVCNSYIDIIPGHVHLRTFADVVKEAIIEAGGIPFEFNTIGVDDGIAMGHIGMRYSLPSREIIADSAETVINAHWFDGVFYIPNCDKITPGMLMAAVRTNVPSIFVSGGPMEAGTSATGKQLSLTSVFEGVGAHKSGNMSAEELLDIENNACPTCGSCSGMFTANSMNCLMEMLGVALPGNGTIVATSEERHKLIKEAAKQLVRMVKEDVKPRDIITKEAIDDAFALDMAMGGSTNTVLHTLAIANEAEIDYNIEDINKVAERVPYLAKIMPASDVSMDDINKAGGVSAIINELTSIPGAIHPNRPTVAGVTMGELVKDYEITNDQVIRTKDNPYSPVGGLSVLFGNIAPDGSVIKVGAVDPSIKVFTGEAIVFESQEAAQENIDNGNVKEGHVVVIRYEGPKGGPGMPEMLAPTSAIQGRGLGTKVALITDGRFSGASRGISIGHISPEAAEGGPIALVENGDIITIDLPNRTINLEVSDEVLAERRAKLPIFEPKIKRGWLARYSKLVTSASTGGVMKI, encoded by the coding sequence ATGAGAAGTGACATGATTAAAGTAGGCGTAGATCGTGCGCCACATCGAAGTCTTTTATATGCAACAGGCAAAGTAAAAGCAAAAGATTTAGGGAAACCATTTATTGGGGTTTGTAACTCTTATATTGACATTATTCCAGGTCATGTTCATTTACGTACATTTGCTGATGTAGTGAAAGAAGCAATAATTGAAGCGGGTGGTATTCCATTCGAATTTAATACAATCGGTGTTGATGATGGTATTGCAATGGGGCATATTGGTATGCGTTACTCCTTACCTAGCCGTGAAATTATAGCAGATTCAGCAGAAACAGTTATTAATGCACACTGGTTTGATGGAGTATTTTACATTCCAAACTGTGACAAAATCACACCAGGGATGTTAATGGCAGCGGTCCGTACAAACGTACCATCGATTTTTGTATCTGGTGGCCCAATGGAGGCGGGAACATCTGCTACAGGAAAACAGCTTTCTTTAACTTCAGTTTTTGAAGGTGTAGGGGCTCATAAATCAGGCAACATGTCAGCTGAAGAGCTGTTAGATATCGAAAATAATGCATGTCCAACATGTGGATCATGTTCAGGGATGTTCACAGCGAACTCTATGAACTGTTTAATGGAAATGCTAGGTGTAGCACTTCCAGGCAACGGAACAATCGTTGCTACTTCTGAGGAACGACATAAACTTATTAAGGAAGCCGCTAAACAACTAGTGCGAATGGTTAAAGAAGACGTTAAGCCGCGTGACATTATTACAAAAGAAGCAATTGACGATGCATTTGCACTAGATATGGCAATGGGTGGTTCCACTAATACGGTTCTACATACATTAGCAATTGCCAATGAAGCTGAAATTGACTATAACATTGAAGATATTAATAAAGTTGCAGAGCGAGTACCGTATTTGGCGAAAATTATGCCAGCTTCAGATGTTTCTATGGATGATATTAATAAAGCAGGTGGTGTAAGTGCCATCATCAATGAATTAACATCTATTCCAGGTGCTATTCATCCAAATCGTCCTACTGTTGCAGGTGTAACAATGGGTGAACTAGTAAAAGATTATGAGATTACGAATGATCAAGTCATTCGTACAAAAGACAATCCTTATAGTCCAGTCGGTGGTTTATCGGTGTTATTTGGCAATATTGCACCAGATGGCTCAGTTATTAAAGTTGGTGCTGTAGATCCTTCTATTAAAGTGTTTACAGGGGAAGCTATTGTCTTCGAATCACAAGAGGCAGCACAAGAAAATATTGATAACGGTAATGTTAAGGAAGGCCATGTAGTCGTCATTCGTTATGAAGGACCAAAAGGTGGCCCAGGGATGCCTGAAATGTTAGCACCAACATCAGCGATTCAAGGTCGTGGTCTTGGTACCAAAGTGGCGTTAATTACTGATGGTCGATTTTCAGGTGCATCTCGCGGTATTTCAATAGGGCATATTTCGCCGGAAGCAGCAGAAGGTGGTCCAATCGCTTTAGTTGAAAATGGTGACATTATTACAATTGATTTACCGAATCGTACAATCAATTTAGAAGTATCCGATGAAGTATTAGCAGAACGTCGTGCTAAACTGCCGATTTTTGAACCGAAAATCAAACGTGGCTGGTTAGCAAGGTATTCAAAATTAGTGACAAGTGCATCAACTGGTGGCGTTATGAAGATTTAG
- a CDS encoding GlsB/YeaQ/YmgE family stress response membrane protein — translation MISFIWFLIIGGILGWLAGVILGKDVPGGIIGNIIAGIVGSWIGSMVLGNWGWRVSDFYVFPALIGAIVLIFIVSLILKGMRKAA, via the coding sequence TTGATTAGTTTCATTTGGTTTTTAATTATCGGAGGAATTTTAGGTTGGTTAGCTGGAGTCATTTTAGGAAAAGACGTTCCTGGAGGCATTATTGGTAACATTATTGCCGGGATTGTCGGTTCTTGGATAGGTAGTATGGTTTTAGGAAATTGGGGTTGGAGAGTCAGTGATTTTTATGTATTCCCAGCATTAATCGGTGCAATCGTACTTATCTTCATTGTAAGTCTTATTTTAAAGGGTATGCGTAAAGCAGCCTAA
- a CDS encoding alpha/beta fold hydrolase, with amino-acid sequence MTLYYEEHGDKNAPLIVFLHGGGVSGWMWEKQIIYFAQHYHCIVPDLPGHGKNSEDTYFSIKQAAQKIIDLIEQVSNNRKITIIGFSLGAQIIVQLLCMRPNLIDMAVINSALVRPMPALKKWIAPTIKLTSPLISNRTFSKIQAKTLYIPKEKFAQYYEESCRISQRMLTTVLTENLSFSIPENFKHVKTSMLVLIGNKEKSIMKKSANDLVKSNANCKGMVVADIGHGISLANPALFNEIIDNWLSASHPNNSEFSSGC; translated from the coding sequence TTGACGCTTTATTATGAAGAACATGGAGACAAAAATGCACCACTTATCGTGTTTTTACATGGGGGAGGTGTCAGTGGCTGGATGTGGGAAAAACAAATAATATATTTTGCCCAACATTATCATTGTATAGTTCCTGATTTACCTGGACATGGAAAAAATAGTGAAGATACATATTTTTCAATAAAACAAGCTGCGCAGAAAATAATTGATCTTATAGAACAGGTTTCTAATAATCGAAAAATAACGATTATCGGTTTTTCATTAGGGGCACAAATTATTGTGCAATTGCTATGTATGAGACCCAATTTAATTGATATGGCTGTCATAAATAGCGCTTTAGTGAGGCCGATGCCTGCTTTAAAAAAATGGATTGCCCCTACAATAAAACTCACTTCTCCACTTATTTCAAATCGAACATTTTCAAAAATTCAAGCTAAAACACTTTATATCCCTAAAGAAAAGTTTGCGCAATATTATGAAGAAAGCTGTCGCATATCACAACGAATGCTAACAACTGTACTTACGGAAAATTTATCATTCTCAATCCCAGAAAACTTTAAACATGTAAAAACTTCAATGCTTGTGCTCATTGGGAATAAAGAAAAATCAATCATGAAAAAATCTGCAAATGACTTGGTGAAAAGTAATGCTAATTGTAAAGGAATGGTAGTAGCCGATATTGGACATGGTATTTCATTAGCGAATCCAGCTCTTTTTAATGAAATAATAGACAATTGGCTTAGTGCCAGTCACCCAAACAATTCTGAATTTTCTTCAGGCTGTTAA
- a CDS encoding amino acid deaminase/aldolase, with protein sequence MTTRFQQAFNGLERPFAWLDLDALDENIKKVQQACGQKKIRVATKSIRSVEVLHYVQQNLSNVVGFMTFTAAETLFLLEQHFDDVLLGYPIMEEIAVRQLLQFVKEGRTITFMVDRLEHVAFLEKIGSELDIKVSICIDINLSTDFKVLYFGTKRSSLHSLESITPFLLYIKEQSHIEVVGVMGYEAQIAGVGNRPANAIKGRLIDLMQTQAKKQVTQFRRLAVAHIKAYFPKLRFVNGGGTGSMTYTAEQKEVTEITVGSAFYAPALFDQFSHLQLAKAAGFALRVTRKPANYFVVCHGGGYPASGAMAVDRYPAFYEPAYFSFLGLEGAGEVQTPIKVKGKTIAIGDTIYFRHAKAGELCERFQALHGIRGDQYVGSFATYRGDGQCFL encoded by the coding sequence ATGACTACAAGATTTCAGCAAGCATTCAATGGGCTAGAGCGACCTTTTGCATGGCTTGACCTTGACGCACTAGATGAAAATATTAAAAAAGTTCAACAAGCATGCGGGCAAAAAAAAATCCGCGTTGCCACAAAATCAATCCGTTCGGTAGAGGTGCTGCATTATGTACAGCAAAACCTTTCAAACGTAGTAGGCTTCATGACTTTTACTGCAGCAGAAACATTATTTTTACTTGAACAACATTTTGATGATGTTCTTCTTGGCTATCCAATTATGGAAGAAATAGCAGTTCGACAGCTGTTACAGTTTGTGAAAGAAGGAAGAACGATCACATTTATGGTTGATAGACTTGAACATGTAGCATTTTTAGAGAAAATAGGGTCGGAGCTTGATATTAAAGTATCTATTTGTATTGATATCAATTTATCGACAGATTTTAAAGTGCTCTATTTTGGAACGAAGCGATCCTCTCTCCATTCGTTGGAGTCGATAACACCATTCTTATTATATATAAAAGAGCAATCGCACATAGAAGTTGTAGGTGTCATGGGCTATGAAGCGCAAATAGCGGGTGTCGGTAATCGTCCTGCAAATGCTATAAAAGGTAGATTAATAGATTTAATGCAAACACAAGCAAAAAAGCAAGTTACGCAGTTTCGTAGATTAGCAGTTGCGCATATTAAAGCATATTTTCCAAAATTACGCTTTGTCAATGGTGGTGGGACTGGAAGTATGACGTATACGGCTGAGCAGAAAGAAGTGACGGAAATCACAGTTGGCTCAGCATTTTATGCACCAGCACTTTTTGATCAGTTTTCCCATTTGCAACTTGCCAAAGCAGCAGGTTTTGCACTCCGTGTTACGCGAAAACCGGCAAATTATTTTGTTGTTTGTCATGGTGGGGGCTACCCAGCATCTGGAGCGATGGCAGTTGATCGATATCCAGCATTTTATGAGCCTGCTTATTTTTCATTTCTCGGTTTAGAAGGGGCAGGAGAGGTGCAGACACCTATTAAAGTGAAAGGTAAAACTATCGCAATTGGTGACACCATTTATTTTCGTCATGCAAAAGCCGGGGAGCTATGCGAAAGATTTCAAGCACTACATGGAATAAGGGGAGACCAATACGTAGGTAGCTTTGCAACATATAGGGGGGATGGCCAATGTTTTCTATAG
- the mscL gene encoding large conductance mechanosensitive channel protein MscL, whose protein sequence is MWKDFKEFAMKGNIIDLAIAVVIGGAFGKIVTSLVENIIMPLVGVLTGGIDLTESFIFGSGTAQVKLGVFLQSIVDFLIIAFAIFLALRLMTKFTRKKEETVVEEPTPELDAKEELLKEIRDLLKKQQA, encoded by the coding sequence ATGTGGAAAGACTTTAAGGAATTTGCTATGAAAGGTAACATCATTGATTTAGCGATTGCAGTTGTAATTGGTGGTGCTTTCGGTAAAATTGTTACATCTTTAGTAGAAAATATTATTATGCCATTAGTTGGTGTTTTAACGGGTGGCATTGATTTAACAGAAAGCTTTATATTTGGTTCAGGTACAGCCCAAGTCAAGCTTGGCGTATTTTTACAGTCCATCGTTGACTTTTTAATTATTGCTTTTGCCATTTTTTTAGCTTTGCGTCTGATGACTAAATTTACTAGAAAAAAAGAGGAAACGGTTGTAGAGGAGCCTACACCAGAGCTCGATGCAAAAGAGGAACTTTTAAAAGAAATTCGCGATTTATTAAAAAAACAACAAGCTTAA
- a CDS encoding aminotransferase class I/II-fold pyridoxal phosphate-dependent enzyme, with translation MKQHIETALIHAGVRDGYENKKGAVNVPMYVSSTFHQESIDEFGEYDYARSGNPTRDALEKAVAELEGGVRAHAFSSGIAAVSAALMLLSQGDHIVITEDVYGGTYRFVSKVLPRFGISHTFVDFSDLAAIEAAITPATKLLYMETPSNPTLGITDIRGVVAIAKQHQCLTFLDNTFMTPLHQRPLDLGVDVVIHSATKFLSGHSDIIAGLTITADEQLGNDLYFIQNSFGNILGVQDCFTLLQNMKTTDVRFSRSAASAQKIAQFLDDNPLVEQVYYPGLASHPGYEIHQSQCTSPGAVLSFRLPHYAAAKALVEAMKIPVFAVSLGGVESILSYPAKMSHAAMEPEERSKRGITDGLLRFSVGLEHVDDLIADFAQALEIAAKA, from the coding sequence ATGAAGCAACATATTGAAACAGCCCTTATCCACGCAGGTGTGCGTGATGGCTATGAAAATAAAAAAGGGGCAGTAAACGTTCCTATGTATGTATCTTCAACATTTCATCAAGAGAGCATCGATGAGTTCGGCGAGTATGACTATGCACGTTCTGGTAACCCAACACGTGATGCATTAGAGAAAGCCGTTGCAGAGCTTGAAGGTGGCGTTCGAGCGCACGCCTTCTCTTCAGGAATTGCAGCTGTTTCCGCAGCATTAATGCTATTATCTCAAGGTGATCACATCGTGATTACTGAAGACGTTTATGGTGGCACATATCGCTTTGTTTCGAAAGTATTACCTCGTTTTGGTATCTCTCATACATTCGTTGATTTTTCAGATTTAGCGGCAATTGAAGCAGCCATTACGCCTGCGACAAAGCTTCTTTATATGGAGACACCATCAAATCCAACATTAGGGATTACAGATATTCGCGGCGTAGTTGCGATAGCTAAACAACATCAATGTTTAACGTTTTTAGATAATACGTTTATGACACCTTTGCATCAACGTCCTCTTGACTTAGGTGTAGATGTAGTAATTCATAGTGCAACGAAATTTTTATCTGGTCACTCTGATATTATTGCAGGACTAACAATTACAGCCGATGAGCAACTAGGAAACGACCTTTATTTTATCCAAAATTCTTTTGGGAATATTTTAGGTGTACAGGATTGCTTCACATTACTGCAAAATATGAAAACAACGGATGTGCGCTTTAGTCGTTCTGCGGCATCAGCACAAAAGATTGCGCAGTTTTTAGATGATAACCCACTCGTTGAACAAGTATACTATCCAGGTCTTGCATCACATCCTGGTTACGAAATTCATCAAAGCCAATGTACAAGTCCAGGAGCTGTATTGTCCTTCCGCCTACCTCACTATGCTGCTGCAAAAGCATTAGTGGAAGCTATGAAAATCCCTGTTTTTGCTGTATCTCTTGGTGGTGTGGAATCCATTCTTTCCTACCCAGCTAAAATGAGCCATGCTGCGATGGAGCCTGAAGAACGTTCAAAACGTGGTATTACAGATGGCCTATTACGATTTTCAGTAGGCCTGGAGCATGTTGATGATCTAATTGCTGACTTTGCCCAAGCATTAGAAATTGCTGCAAAAGCTTAA
- a CDS encoding NUDIX hydrolase: MQVLEKAFGYITRECEGRIQVLVFEQNTAGAGIQIPKGTVEEGETPLEAVIREMAEETGLTNLEVKGLIAHDYAEHYSGALQKRYFYHLISNDPRPTWQHNPTGVNEGNLQFTFYWIEDKDAVVLAKGHGDYLYRIFGPFVR; this comes from the coding sequence ATGCAAGTTTTGGAAAAAGCATTTGGGTATATTACAAGGGAATGCGAGGGGCGAATCCAAGTGCTTGTATTTGAACAAAATACAGCTGGAGCTGGTATCCAAATTCCAAAGGGGACAGTTGAAGAAGGAGAAACACCTCTTGAAGCAGTAATACGAGAGATGGCGGAGGAAACAGGTTTAACAAATTTAGAAGTAAAAGGCTTAATCGCACATGATTATGCCGAACATTATTCAGGAGCCTTACAAAAACGTTATTTTTACCATTTAATATCAAATGATCCACGTCCGACGTGGCAACACAATCCGACAGGTGTAAACGAAGGTAACTTACAATTTACATTTTATTGGATTGAAGATAAAGATGCCGTTGTATTAGCAAAAGGACATGGCGATTATTTATATCGGATTTTTGGACCCTTCGTTAGATGA